A stretch of DNA from Rathayibacter sp. VKM Ac-2762:
TTGATGAACTGCGCCGCCCACATCTGGTGCTGGCCGACGCCGGAGGCGAAGACGCCCTCGGGGCCGGTGATCTCGCCGATGCGCTTGATGACGTACTGCGGTGAGAGCAGGCCGTCGTTCGGCTCGGTGTAGCCGAGCGGGAACTCCGTCTGCAGGCCCTTGAGGTAGCTCCACCACTCGGAGGTGTCGGCGCGGCCGTCGGCGGAGGCCTTGGCGAACGCGTCGGTGAGGTCCGGGAGGACGTCCTTCAGGTCGCCCACGATCGGCACGTCGGCGGTGCGGATCTTGGAGATCTCGGCCGGATCGATGTCGACGTGCACGACCTTGGCGTGGGGCGCGAAGAGCGCCGCCTTGCCGGTCACGCGGTCGTCGAAGCGCGAGCCCAGCGCGAGGATCAGGTCCGCCTCCTGCAGCGCGAGCACCGCGGGGACGGTGCCGTGCATGCCGGGCATGCCCAGGTGCTGCTCGTGCGAGTCCGGGAACGCTCCGCGCGCCATCAGCGTGGTCACCACGGGAGCGCCGCAGGCCTCGGCGAACGCCTTCAGCTCGGCGGCCGCGCGGGCGCGGATGATGCCGCCGCCCACGTAGAGCACCGGCTTCCTCGACTCGACCAGCAGCTGGGCCGCGGCCTGGATCTGCTTGCCGTGGGCCTTCGTGACCGGCCGGTATCCGGGCAGGTCGATCTTCGGCGGCCAGAGGAACGGCGCCTGGTCCTGCTGCGCGTCCTTCGTGATGTCGACCAGCACGGGGCCGGGGCGGCCGGTGGTGGCGATCAGCGCGGCGGAGGCGAGGGCCGAGGGGATGTCCTCGGGGCGCGTCACGAGGATGGAGTGCTTCGTGATCGGCATCGTGATGCCGACGATGTCCGCCTCCTGGAACGCGTCGGTCCCCATGAGCGTCGAGAACACCTGGCCGGTGATCGCGAGCATCGGAACCGAGTCCATGTAGGCGTCCGCGATCGCGGTGACCAGGTTGGTCGCTCCGGGGCCCGAGGTCGCGATGCAGACGCCGAGCTTGCCGGTCGCCGAGGCGTAGCCCTCGGCGGCGTGGCCGGCGCCCTGCTCGTGGCGGACCAGGATGTGCCGGATCTTCGAGGAGTCCATCAGCGGGTCGTAGACCGGGAGGATCGCGCCGCCGGGCAGGCCGAAGACGTCCTCGATCCCGAGCATCTCGAGCGAGCGGACGACCGCCTGCGCTCCGGTGAGGACCTCGGCCGCGGGGGCGGCCCCGGGAGCGTGGGCGGGTCGGGGTGGCTGGGGCGTCGGTGCGGGCTGCACGGCGGACGGATCCGGAGTCATGCGGGTGTCGATTCCTTCAGGAGGTGGTGCGGCGGCGGGCAGAGCCGGAGGCGAGTGCCCGGGAACGCGAGTGCGCGGCCGGCCGGAGCGGGCCGGGTCACCCGGTGACGGCGCCCTCGGCTGCCGAGCGGACGAGCTTGGCGTACTTGGCGAGGACACCGCGGGTGTAGCGCGGAGGGAGAGGGGCCCAGCCTTCTCGGCGGGCGGCGAGCTCGGACTCGTCGACGAGTAGGTCGATCGAGCGAGCGGCGATGTCGACCCGAATCGGGTCTCCGTCGCGAACGAATGCGATGGGACCTGCGTCCACCGATTCGGGAGCTATGTGGCCGATGCACAGGCCGGTTGTGCCGCCTGAGAATCGTCCGTCCGTCAACAGTAGTACATCTTTTCCGAGCCCGGCCCCCTTGATGGCGGCGGTGATGGCGAGCATCTCGCGCATGCCGGGACCGCCCTTGGGGCCCTCGTAGCGGATGACCACCACGTCGCCCTTCTCGATCCGGCCCTCGGTCAGAGCGTCCATCGCGGCGCGCTCGCGCTCGAACACGCGGGCCGGACCCTCGAAGACGGAGGCGTCGAAGCCGGCGGTCTTGACGACCGCGCCCTCGGGGGCGAGCGAGCCCTTGAGGATGGTGAGCCCGCCGGTCGCGTGGATCGGGTTGTCGAGGGTGCGGATGACCTCGCCGTCCAGGGGCGCGATGTCCATCGCGGCGAGGTTCTCGGCGACCGTCCTCCCGGTGACCGTCAGGCAGTCGCCGTGGAGCAGCCCGGCGTCCAGGAGCGCCTTCATCACGGCCGGGACACCGCCGTGGCGGTCGACGTCGTTCATGACGTACTTGCCGAAGGGCTTGAGGTCGCCGATGTGCGGGATCGTGTCGC
This window harbors:
- a CDS encoding acetolactate synthase large subunit — its product is MTPDPSAVQPAPTPQPPRPAHAPGAAPAAEVLTGAQAVVRSLEMLGIEDVFGLPGGAILPVYDPLMDSSKIRHILVRHEQGAGHAAEGYASATGKLGVCIATSGPGATNLVTAIADAYMDSVPMLAITGQVFSTLMGTDAFQEADIVGITMPITKHSILVTRPEDIPSALASAALIATTGRPGPVLVDITKDAQQDQAPFLWPPKIDLPGYRPVTKAHGKQIQAAAQLLVESRKPVLYVGGGIIRARAAAELKAFAEACGAPVVTTLMARGAFPDSHEQHLGMPGMHGTVPAVLALQEADLILALGSRFDDRVTGKAALFAPHAKVVHVDIDPAEISKIRTADVPIVGDLKDVLPDLTDAFAKASADGRADTSEWWSYLKGLQTEFPLGYTEPNDGLLSPQYVIKRIGEITGPEGVFASGVGQHQMWAAQFIKYERPNSWLNSGGAGTMGYSVPAAMGAKVGEPERTVWAIDGDGCFQMTNQELATCTINDIPIKVAVINNSSLGMVRQWQTLFYEGRYSNTDLNTGHDTVRVPDFVKLADAYGALGIRVTKPEEIDDAIRLAIATNDRPVVIDFVVSRDSMVWPMVPQGVSNSYVQYARDHSPTWDDEE